The genomic region TGATGGTTCCACCACCGACACCGCCCTCAGGTCCCAAGTCAATAATATGGTCTGCTGTCTTGATAACGTCTAAATTGTGCTCGATAACAAGGACTGTATTGCCATCGTCAACAAAGCGAGCTAAAACCTTGAGCAAGCGAGCGATATCCTCTGTATGGAGTCCTGTCGTCGGTTCATCCAGAATATAGAATGACTTGCCTGTCGAGCGTTTGTGGAGTTCGCTAGCCAGCTTCATACGCTGGGCTTCTCCCCCAGAAAGAGTGGTAGCTGGTTGACCTAGCGTCACATAGCCTAGCCCTACATCCTTGATAGTCTGAAGTTTGCGTTGAATTTTCGGAATGTGTTGGAAAAATTCCACCGCATCATTGACAGTCATGTCCAAGACCTGCGAGATATTCTTTTCCTTGTAATGAACTTCTAGGGTTTCACTATTGTAGCGAGTCCCGTGGCAGACTTCACAAGCCACGTAAACATCTGGCAAGAAGTGCATCTCAATCTTGATAATCCCGTCACCTGAGCAGGCTTCACAACGACCACCCTTGACATTGAAACTGAAACGTCCCTTTTTGTAACCACGAATCTTAGCCTCATTTGTCTGGGCAAAGAGGTCACGTATATCGTCAAAAACTCCCGTATAGGTAGCAGGGTTAGACCTCGGCGTTCGTCCGATAGGGCTCTGATCAATATCAATCAAGCGGTCTACATGCTCAATCCCTGTAATCGTTTTAAACTTACCAGGTTTGTCTGAATTGCGGTTGAGCTTCTGGGCAATAGCTTTTTTGAGAATGCTATTGATTAGGGTCGATTTCCCTGAGCCCGACACCCCTGTCACTGCGATGAATTTTCCTAGTGGGAAGCGAGCTGTGACATTTTGCAGGTTGTTCTCACGCGCTCCCGTCACCTCGATAAAACGACCATTACCAACACGGCGTTCTTCTGGTACTGGAATGGCACGTTTGCCTGACAAGTACTGGCCTGTGATAGACTTACTGTTACGAGCTACCTGTTTGGGCGTACCTGCCGCAACAATCTCCCCACCAAAAACACCCGCACCAGGACCAACGTCAATCAGATAATCAGCCTCACGCATGGTATCTTCGTCATGTTCCACCACGATAAGAGTATTGCCCAAGTCACGCATCTTTTTGAGACTGGCAATCAGACGGTCATTATCCCTCTGGTGAAGACCGATTGACGGCTCGTCTAGAATATAAAGAACACCTGATAGGTTAGAACCAATCTGGGTCGCCAAGCGAATACGCTGACTTTCCCCACCTGAAAGAGTTCCTGCTGAACGAGACAGAGTCAGATAGTTAAGACCCACGTTATTAAGGAAAGTCAAACGGTCCTTGATTTCCTTGAGAATGGGCCGAGCAATGATGGCTTCATTTTCAGAAAGAGTCAACTGACTGACTAATTCCAAGTGGTCTGCGATAGACAGGTCTGAAATTTCTCCGATATGTGGTCCTTGCGCACCACCAACACGGACAGACAAGGCCTGGTCATTGAGACGGTAACCATGACAGGTTCCGCAGGTCAGCTCATTCATGTAAAGGCGCATCTGGGTGCGAGTGTAGTCACTATTAGTTTCATGGTAGCGACGTTTGATATTATTAACAACTCCCTCAAAAGGAATATCGATATCGCGCACGCCACCAAATTCATTCTCATAGTGGAAATGGAATTCCTTACCATCTGAGCCGTAGAGAATCAAGTTCTTATCTTCTTCTGACAAGTCCTCAAAAGGCTTATCCATATCCACTCCAAAGGCTGTCATAGCCTGCTCTAGCATGTTTGGATAGTAGTTGGATGAGATAGGATTCCACGGAGCCAAGGCTCCCTCACGTAAGGTTTTGCTGGCATCTGGCACTACCAAATCAGTATCCACCTCCAGCTTGATGCCCAAGCCATCACACTCACTACAAGAACCAAAAGGAGCATTGAAGGAGAAGAGACGCGGCTCTAACTCTGGAACAGTAAAGCCACAAACTGGACAGGCATAATGCTCAGAGAAGAGCAACTCAGAGTCGTCCATAGTGTCGATAATGACATAGCCTTCTGCGATACGAAGGGCAGCCTCAATAGAATCAAAGAGACGACTACGAATGCCCTCCTTGATAACAATACGATCAACCACGACATCAATATTGTGTTGCTTGCTCTTAGATAACTCTGGCACTTCGGTCACATCATAGACTTCCCCATCCACACGGACACGGACATACCCATCTTTCTGAACCTTCTCGATAACACTCTTATGTTGGCCTTTTTTCTTGCGGATGACAGGGGCCAAGATCTGCAAGCGCTGGCGTTCAGGCAATTCTAAAACCTTATCCACGATTTGCTCCACTGAAGAGGCCTTGATAGCTCCATGCCCGTTGATACAGTAAGGCGTCCCCACACGTGCGTAGAGGAGACGCAGATAGTCATTGATTTCAGTCGTTGTTCCCACCGTCGAGCGAGGGTTTTTACTAGTCGTTTTCTGGTCGATAGAAATAGCTGGGCTGAGACCATCAATAGCATCTACATCAGGCTTCTCCATATTCCCCAAGAACTGACGAGCATAGGCTGACAAACTCTCCACATAGCGACGTTGCCCCTCCGCATAGAGGGTATCAAAGGCCAGACTGGATTTCCCTGAACCTGACAAACCGGTCACAACAACCAACTTGTCTCGCGGAATCTCCACATCAATATTTTTTAAATTATGGGCACGCGCCCCATGAATGACAATTTTATCTTGCATTTTTGTTCTTTCTAGTCCATTATTGCTTACCATTATACCAAAAAAAGTGAGATTCTATTACCCAAAAGACTTAATTTGTAGTATAATAGTACGGTGTGAAAAAATCTGAAAAATGAGAAAGGATAAGGGATATGAAACAAGTTTTTCTCTCTACAACAACTGAATTTAAAGAGATCGATACACTTGAACCGGGTACTTGGATCAATCTCGTCAATCCAACTCAAAATGAATCACTCGAAATCGCCAACGCCTTCGATATCGATATTGCCGACCTTCGAGCACCGCTCGATGCGGAAGAAATGTCTCGTATTACGATTGAAGACGAGTACACCCTGATTATCGTTGACGTGCCGGTCACAGAAGAAAGAAATAATCGCACCTACTACGTAACCATCCCGCTTGGTATTATCATCACAGAGGAAACCATCATCACTACTTGTTTGGAACCATTACCGGTCCTCGATGTCTTTATCAACCGTCGATTGCGTAATTTCTACACCTTCATGCGTTCACGTTTTATCTTTCAGATTCTCTATCGCAATGCAGAGCTTTACCTAACAGCCCTTCGTTCGATTGACCGTAAGAGTGAACAAATCGAAAGTCAACTGCATCAATCAACTCGTAATGAAGAATTGATTGAGCTCATGGAATTGGAAAAAACCATCGTCTATTTCAAGGCTTCCCTCAAAACAAATGAGCGTGTGATTAAGAAATTGACCAGCTCAACCAGCAATATCAAGAAATACCTTGAAGACGAAGACCTGCTTGAAGACACCCTGATTGAAACCCAACAGGCCATCGAAATGGCAGACATTTATGGAAATGTCTTGCACTCTATGACAGAGACCTTTGCCTCTATCATTTCCAACAACCAGAACAACATTATGAAAACCTTGGCCCTTGTGACCATCGTCATGTCCATCCCAACCATGGTCTTTTCTGCCTACGGGATGAACTTTAAGGATAATGAAATCCCCCTAAACGGCGAGCCAAATGCCTTCTGGTTAATCGTCTTTATCGCCTTTGCTATGAGTGTCTCGCTCACTCTCTATCTCATCCATAAAAAATGGTTCTAAGAGGAGTTCCTATGTCTCAGATTGATCTACAAAAATTAACTAAGAAAAACCAAGAGTTTGTCCACATCGCTACCCAACAATTCATCAAAGATGGGAAAACAGACGCTGAAATCAAGGCTATTTTTGAGGAAGTCATTCCCAAAATCCTTGAAGAGCAAGCCAAGGGTACGACTGCTCGTTCCCTCTATGGCGCACCGACCCACTGGGCTCATAGTTTCACTGTCAAGGAACAATATGAAAAAGAGCATCCAAAAGAAAATGATGATCCAAAACTCATGATTATGGACTCAGCCCTTTTCATCACTAGCCTCTTTGCCCTCGTCAGTGCCCTCACAACTTTCTTTGCAGCAGATCAGGCTTTCGGCTATGGACTTGTCACTCTCCTGCTAGTTGGACTTGTTGGTGGATTTGCCTTCTACTTGATGTACTACTTTGTTTACCAATACTATGGACCAGATATGGACCGCAGCCAACGTCCACCTTTCTGGAAATCTGTACTGGTTATCCTAGCTTCTATGTTCCTTTGGTTGCTTGTCTTCTTTGCAACAAGCTTCCTACCAGCTAGCCTTAACCCAGTACTTGCTCCATTGCCACTGGCTATTATCGGAGCAGCCCTCCTAGCCCTTCGCTTCTATCTCAAGAAACGCTTGAATATCCGCAGCGCAAGTGCAGGACCAACACGCTATTAAGAAGAATCATAAAAGCAACTGCAGATGCGGTTGCTTTTTTACTACTTTCTTGATTTAAAAGTATTCTTATGACATCCCACATAGCTCTATCTAATCTTTTGTGATAAAATAGGCTCAATCTAATTCTAGGAGGATAAGATATGATTTCTACTATTGGTATTGTTAGTTTATCTAGTGGCATTATCGGAGAGGACTTTGTCAAACACGAAGTGGACTTGGGTGTCCAACGTCTCAAGGATCTGGGACTCAATCCTATCTTTTTGCCCCATTCTCTAAATGGATTAGACTTTATCAAGAACCATCCTGAAGCGCGTGCAGAGGATTTGATTCATGCCTTTTCTGATGATAGCATCGATATGATCCTATGTGCCATCGGTGGAGATGATACCTATCGCCTACTATCTTATCTTTTTGAAAATGACCAACTACAAAAGGTTATCAAACAAAAAATTTTTCTTGGCTTCTCGGATACAACCATGAACCATCTCATGTTGCATAAACTAGGAATCAAGACTTTTTATGGTCAATCCTTCTTAGCAGACATTTGTGAATTAGAAAAAGAAATGCTAACCTATAGCCTTCACTACTTTAAAGAATTGATTGAGACGGGAAGAATCTCAGAAATCCGCTCTAGTGACGTTTGGTATGATGAAAGGACTGACTTCAGTCCCAAGGCTCTGGGGACACCTCGTGTCAGTCATACAAATACCGGTTTTGAGTTGTTGCAAGGAAATGCCCAGTTCGAGGGAAAAATCCTCGGTGGTTGCCTCGAATCCCTCTACGATATCTTTGACAACTCTCGATACGCAGATAGCACGGAGCTCTGTCAAAAATACAAACTTTTCCCTGACTTGTCAGACTGGGAAGGAAAAATCCTCTTGCTAGAAACAAGCGAAGAAAAGCCTGAGCCAGAAGACTTCAAAAAGATGTTGCGAACTTTAAAAGACACTGGCATATTCGAGGGCATCAGTGGACTCCTGGTCGGAAAACCTATGGATGAAACTTTCTATGACGACTATAAAGAGGCACTATTGGATATCATTGGCAGCAATATCCCGATTGTCTATAATCTCAATGTCGGCCACGCAACTCCAAGAGCCATTATTCCCTTCGGAGTCCACGCCCACGTAGATGCAAAAGAGCAAGTCATTCGCTTTGACTATAACAAAAAATAAATAGTTTCTCTATTTTTGTGCTTTTGTATTGGTTTTCGTTACAATTTGTATCTGAATTTATTGCATTTCGCTAATTTCTATGATATCCTTTTGAAGGAGGTGTATATGACAAAACAAAAAATTAATCGAATCGTAGGTTCTATTGGTGCCTTTATTGGAATTATAGTATTTATTGCCTACATACCTCAAATTATCGCTAATTTACAGGGAAATAAAGCTCAACCATTTCAACCTTTATCAGCTGCAATATCTTGCTTAATCTGGGTTATTTATGGATGGACAAAGGAACCTAAGAAGGATTGGATACTCATCATTCCAAATTCAGCTGGTGTTATTTTAGGTGGAATCACTTTTCTGACTTCACTCTAACCAATCTAATAGTATATATAAAAAGCTGGGAAAAATTTCTCAGCTTTTTATATATTCTCAGATATGCTAGTTACCTGTACACACTAGTGACCGCTTTTCCACTCACAATCATTCTCATGGTCATCAACTAGCCCTGCTGCTTGTAGAAAAGACAAGACAGCGACTGGGCCTGTGAACTTGAAACCTCGTTTTTTGAGATCTTTGGCTAATTTCTCAGACAAGGGTGTTTTAGCAGGGGCTTGGCGGTAATCGGGAACATCGTTAACGATAGTTTTCCCCTCAACAAAAGACCAAAGATAGGCATCAAAAGAGCCATATTCTGCCTGTAGTCGTAGAAATGCTTGGGCGTTAGTCCGAGTAGCAAAAATCTTGGCTCTATTCCGAATGATGGCTGGATTCTCCAGCAAGGCTTCCAACTCGGTGTCGGTCATGTCTGCCACCGCTTGAATTTGATAGCCATGAAAGGCTTGACGGAAAGCTTGGCGTTTGTTGAGCACCGTTTCCCAAGACAGGCCTGCCTGATAGGTTTCCATACACAATAACTCAAACAATGCTTGATCATCATGGAGGGGCTGGCCCCACTCTTCATCATGATAGGTGATATAGAGAAGATTGCTCATCTTGACCCAAGAACAACGTTTTGTCATGCTCTGCTCCTATTTGACCAACATTTTAAGGGCTGACTTGATATAGTTCTCAGCTGTATCTGTCGTTCCTTCAAAGAATTTCTTGATTTTCTTGAGTTCGGTCGCCTTGTAGCCCAGAGCCAACATGGCTTCCATGGCTTCTTCCAATTCTTGGTTTTCAGCGCTAGCTTGCACTGCGACCTTGGCAGGAAAGTCATCTCCTGCAACTACTACCTTGCCTTCCAAGTCCAACACCATCTGCTGGGCTGTTTTCTTGCCAATTTTAGGAAACTTGGTTAAGTAGGTAATGTTCTTGGTTTCGATTGCTTGAACCAAGCCAGCATTGTCATCAGCAGCGATAATAGCAAGAGCTGACACAGGACCAATCCCAGAAACCGAAATCAGACTGAGAAAGAGCTTCTTCTCGTCTTCTGAGCGAAATCCATAAAGCAGATGAGCGTCCTCACGCACGACTTGATGCACATAAATCTGAGCCTCCTGATTAACCTGTCCTGAATAGGCATAAGGATTGGCCACATGCAAAATATAACCGATACCATTGACTTCAAGAACAATGTATTTAGCAGTGATTTTGGTAATGATTCCTTTTAAATATTCGTACATAGTTTTCCTTTTAGTTTAATATTTCCCCAACTCACGGAGACTGGTGTGATTTTCCTGAATACGTCGGAACATCTTTTCCATATCCGACTTGGTAAAATGCACCAAAACAGGGCGTCCGTGGGGACAGTTATAGGGATTGTCACATTGAGAGAGCTGATAGAGGAGCTGTCTAGCCGAATGGTCGTCAATACGATGGTTGGCCTTGATAGACCGCTTGCAGGACATCATAATAGCCAACTCTGCTCGATATTTCTTGATAGAAACTTCCTTGGTCAAAAGGAGCATGTCGCACATCTCATAGATGCCTGACTCGATTTCCTCCTCTGCCATCCAAATAGGATGTTCACGCAGGATAAATTGATTTTCTCCGTACTCTGCTAGAAAGACGCCCACTTCCTCCAAATGTGTCATTCTTTCCTTGAGACGAAGAGCATCATCCGCTGGAAATTCAAAGATATAGGGCACTAGGAGTTGCTGCTGGCTCTGGTCAACATTGCCAATACTTTCACGGTATTCCTCGTACTTGACCCGTTCCTGAGCCGCGTGCTGGTCTATGATATAGAGCCCATCTCGCCCTTGGGCAAAGAGATAAGTCCCGTGCATTTGCCCGAAAAATTCCAATTCTGGGAAGCTGGATGATTCTTCTCGCTCCAGCTTGTCATAAGCCTTATCAAGACTCGCAAGGTCTAACTCTGGGTGATCTAGCTGGTCGTAGTTAGCAGGCTTTCTCTCTGCAAAATGCAGTTTTGCTGGCTTGGTTAGCTGATCCAAGGTTTCCTTGGCAAACAAAGTCAAGTCTTGCCCTTCCTCAGTTAATTCTACCTGATAATCAGCCACCTCAGCTTGACTGGATCTTATCGACTCTGTTTTCTCATAGTAGAGCGTATTTTCTTTGAGTGGGAGAATGGTCTGCTCCACCTTTTGACGATTGCGCACGGTCGATTTAGCAAGATTTTCCAAGGCATCAGGTATCAAGGTTTGTTCCTTGAGACTGTTTGCAATAGCTTCTGAGACCAGCGCCATCAGTTCTTTTTCCTTGGAAATCCGCACCTCTTGCTTGGTTGGGTGTACATTGACATCCGCTAGATAAGGGTCGATATGAATGTGAATGACAGCCAGTGGAAAACGGCCTACCATAAGCTTACTGCCATAGCCATCTAGAATTGCACGATTGAGCAGGAAGTTCTTTATATAACGGCCATTGATGAAGAGACTGATATAGTTGCGGTTGGCTCGAGTTAACTCAGGCAAGGACACAAAACCTGAAATTTCGAAATCTAGGTCAGAATTCTCAATTTCAATCATCTTCTTGGCACTCACCAAACCGTAAATTCCTGCGATAGCTTGGCGCAATTGACCAGTCCCAGCTGTCCGCGTCATCTCCTTGCCATCACTGATTAAACTAAACGAAATTTCAGGATGGGCCAAGCCCAGACGATTGACAATATCAATGATATGAGACAACTCCGCTTGCTGGCTCTTCATATACTTGAGGCGGGCAGGCGTGTTGAAAAAGAGGTCCTCCACACAAACCTTGGTTCCCACAGGACTAGTCGCTGGGATGACTTCTTCAACTTCTCCCCCACGCGCGACGAGCTTGGTTCCATGACTTGCACCATCCACCGCCGTCAAAAGGGTCAAAACACTAACAGAAGCGATAGAAGGCAAGGCTTCACCACGAAAACCAAGCGTCCGAATCCGAAAGAGATCTGCCTGATTTTTTATCTTACTGGTCGCATGACGACGCAAGGCCAATTCCACCTCATCGTGGGCAATTCCATGACCATTATCTGTGATTTGGATTTTCTTGAGACCAGCTTCCTCAATCTCAATGATAATCTGACTAGAGCCCGCGTCAATGGCGTTTTCTACTAGCTCCTTAACAACGCTAGCTGGACGCTCGATAACCTCTCCAGCCGCGATCTGGTTTGCCAGCACCTCTGGCAATTCAATAATATGAGACATCTTTCAGCCCCTTTCTGTATCTATTTTCCTAGAAATTGATTAGTGCTATTATACCATATTTCAGAAAGGACAGAAAAGCTCCACCACATAGGAGCCAAATCCCTCCACATAAACAAAGTCCCTTGTCAGGTATCGTAAAATAGTGTTTAATAAAGGTGTACAATAAGTGATCACAATTTTGTATGAAAAACAAGGAGAGAAATTTATGAAAGTAGAACTACAGATTAGTGAAACTTACAAGGAGGAAAAGCTGATTGTCCAAGCACCTCAAGAAACCGATAAAATCCAGAAAGTCATCGAGTTCGCAGAAAATCTGGACCAAAAAGAAACAATCAAAGGAAAGATTGATGATCAGGTCTATCTAGTTAAGATTGGTAAGATACAGCGCTTCTATATCGAGAATCGGAAGGTTCTTGCAGAAACGGCTAGCCAGACCTACAATATTGATTTACGACTCTATCAGGTTCTTGAAATTCTGCCAACCAATTTTATCCAAATTTCCCAATCAGAAATCATCAATATCAACTCCATCTCTCATCTCAAGCTAACCCCAAACGGCCTAGTAGAAATTTTCTTGAAAAACGAAAGCTTCACCTATTCTTCACGCCGTTATCTAAAAACCATCAAGGAGAAATTAGAACTATGAAAAAACAAATCTTCCACGACGCAGCTGCTGGTGTCCTCATCGGCCTCATCCTCTCTATCATCTTTTCACTCATTTATGCACCAAATACCTACGCACCACTGAGTCCTGAATCTCTGATCGGACAAGTGATGGCTCAACATCAGGTTCACGGTGCCTTGGTCTTGCTCTACTGTACTCTTATCTGGGCAGCCATCGGTATTCTCTTCAACTTTGGTAAACGATTATTCAGCCGTGACTGGAGCTTGCTCCGTGCAACTATGACCCATTTCTTCCTCATGCTGGCTGGCTTTATCCCACTAGCAACTCTGGCAGGTTGGTTTCCTTTTCACTGGATCTTCTATCTCCAGCTCATTATCGAGTTTGCGATTGTCTACCTCATCATTTGGGCTATTCTCTATAAAAGAGAAGCTAAAAAAGTGG from Streptococcus mitis NCTC 12261 harbors:
- a CDS encoding DNA-3-methyladenine glycosylase I; this encodes MTKRCSWVKMSNLLYITYHDEEWGQPLHDDQALFELLCMETYQAGLSWETVLNKRQAFRQAFHGYQIQAVADMTDTELEALLENPAIIRNRAKIFATRTNAQAFLRLQAEYGSFDAYLWSFVEGKTIVNDVPDYRQAPAKTPLSEKLAKDLKKRGFKFTGPVAVLSFLQAAGLVDDHENDCEWKSGH
- a CDS encoding DUF1129 domain-containing protein, translated to MSQIDLQKLTKKNQEFVHIATQQFIKDGKTDAEIKAIFEEVIPKILEEQAKGTTARSLYGAPTHWAHSFTVKEQYEKEHPKENDDPKLMIMDSALFITSLFALVSALTTFFAADQAFGYGLVTLLLVGLVGGFAFYLMYYFVYQYYGPDMDRSQRPPFWKSVLVILASMFLWLLVFFATSFLPASLNPVLAPLPLAIIGAALLALRFYLKKRLNIRSASAGPTRY
- the mutL gene encoding DNA mismatch repair endonuclease MutL, whose product is MSHIIELPEVLANQIAAGEVIERPASVVKELVENAIDAGSSQIIIEIEEAGLKKIQITDNGHGIAHDEVELALRRHATSKIKNQADLFRIRTLGFRGEALPSIASVSVLTLLTAVDGASHGTKLVARGGEVEEVIPATSPVGTKVCVEDLFFNTPARLKYMKSQQAELSHIIDIVNRLGLAHPEISFSLISDGKEMTRTAGTGQLRQAIAGIYGLVSAKKMIEIENSDLDFEISGFVSLPELTRANRNYISLFINGRYIKNFLLNRAILDGYGSKLMVGRFPLAVIHIHIDPYLADVNVHPTKQEVRISKEKELMALVSEAIANSLKEQTLIPDALENLAKSTVRNRQKVEQTILPLKENTLYYEKTESIRSSQAEVADYQVELTEEGQDLTLFAKETLDQLTKPAKLHFAERKPANYDQLDHPELDLASLDKAYDKLEREESSSFPELEFFGQMHGTYLFAQGRDGLYIIDQHAAQERVKYEEYRESIGNVDQSQQQLLVPYIFEFPADDALRLKERMTHLEEVGVFLAEYGENQFILREHPIWMAEEEIESGIYEMCDMLLLTKEVSIKKYRAELAIMMSCKRSIKANHRIDDHSARQLLYQLSQCDNPYNCPHGRPVLVHFTKSDMEKMFRRIQENHTSLRELGKY
- a CDS encoding LytTR family DNA-binding domain-containing protein: MKVELQISETYKEEKLIVQAPQETDKIQKVIEFAENLDQKETIKGKIDDQVYLVKIGKIQRFYIENRKVLAETASQTYNIDLRLYQVLEILPTNFIQISQSEIININSISHLKLTPNGLVEIFLKNESFTYSSRRYLKTIKEKLEL
- a CDS encoding DUF3021 domain-containing protein, producing the protein MKKQIFHDAAAGVLIGLILSIIFSLIYAPNTYAPLSPESLIGQVMAQHQVHGALVLLYCTLIWAAIGILFNFGKRLFSRDWSLLRATMTHFFLMLAGFIPLATLAGWFPFHWIFYLQLIIEFAIVYLIIWAILYKREAKKVDHINQLLKHKK
- a CDS encoding magnesium transporter CorA family protein → MKQVFLSTTTEFKEIDTLEPGTWINLVNPTQNESLEIANAFDIDIADLRAPLDAEEMSRITIEDEYTLIIVDVPVTEERNNRTYYVTIPLGIIITEETIITTCLEPLPVLDVFINRRLRNFYTFMRSRFIFQILYRNAELYLTALRSIDRKSEQIESQLHQSTRNEELIELMELEKTIVYFKASLKTNERVIKKLTSSTSNIKKYLEDEDLLEDTLIETQQAIEMADIYGNVLHSMTETFASIISNNQNNIMKTLALVTIVMSIPTMVFSAYGMNFKDNEIPLNGEPNAFWLIVFIAFAMSVSLTLYLIHKKWF
- the ruvA gene encoding Holliday junction branch migration protein RuvA, whose translation is MYEYLKGIITKITAKYIVLEVNGIGYILHVANPYAYSGQVNQEAQIYVHQVVREDAHLLYGFRSEDEKKLFLSLISVSGIGPVSALAIIAADDNAGLVQAIETKNITYLTKFPKIGKKTAQQMVLDLEGKVVVAGDDFPAKVAVQASAENQELEEAMEAMLALGYKATELKKIKKFFEGTTDTAENYIKSALKMLVK
- a CDS encoding SemiSWEET family transporter, with the translated sequence MTKQKINRIVGSIGAFIGIIVFIAYIPQIIANLQGNKAQPFQPLSAAISCLIWVIYGWTKEPKKDWILIIPNSAGVILGGITFLTSL
- the uvrA gene encoding excinuclease ABC subunit UvrA, translating into MQDKIVIHGARAHNLKNIDVEIPRDKLVVVTGLSGSGKSSLAFDTLYAEGQRRYVESLSAYARQFLGNMEKPDVDAIDGLSPAISIDQKTTSKNPRSTVGTTTEINDYLRLLYARVGTPYCINGHGAIKASSVEQIVDKVLELPERQRLQILAPVIRKKKGQHKSVIEKVQKDGYVRVRVDGEVYDVTEVPELSKSKQHNIDVVVDRIVIKEGIRSRLFDSIEAALRIAEGYVIIDTMDDSELLFSEHYACPVCGFTVPELEPRLFSFNAPFGSCSECDGLGIKLEVDTDLVVPDASKTLREGALAPWNPISSNYYPNMLEQAMTAFGVDMDKPFEDLSEEDKNLILYGSDGKEFHFHYENEFGGVRDIDIPFEGVVNNIKRRYHETNSDYTRTQMRLYMNELTCGTCHGYRLNDQALSVRVGGAQGPHIGEISDLSIADHLELVSQLTLSENEAIIARPILKEIKDRLTFLNNVGLNYLTLSRSAGTLSGGESQRIRLATQIGSNLSGVLYILDEPSIGLHQRDNDRLIASLKKMRDLGNTLIVVEHDEDTMREADYLIDVGPGAGVFGGEIVAAGTPKQVARNSKSITGQYLSGKRAIPVPEERRVGNGRFIEVTGARENNLQNVTARFPLGKFIAVTGVSGSGKSTLINSILKKAIAQKLNRNSDKPGKFKTITGIEHVDRLIDIDQSPIGRTPRSNPATYTGVFDDIRDLFAQTNEAKIRGYKKGRFSFNVKGGRCEACSGDGIIKIEMHFLPDVYVACEVCHGTRYNSETLEVHYKEKNISQVLDMTVNDAVEFFQHIPKIQRKLQTIKDVGLGYVTLGQPATTLSGGEAQRMKLASELHKRSTGKSFYILDEPTTGLHTEDIARLLKVLARFVDDGNTVLVIEHNLDVIKTADHIIDLGPEGGVGGGTIIATGTPEEVAANEASYTGQYLKGKLHHE
- a CDS encoding S66 family peptidase, which codes for MISTIGIVSLSSGIIGEDFVKHEVDLGVQRLKDLGLNPIFLPHSLNGLDFIKNHPEARAEDLIHAFSDDSIDMILCAIGGDDTYRLLSYLFENDQLQKVIKQKIFLGFSDTTMNHLMLHKLGIKTFYGQSFLADICELEKEMLTYSLHYFKELIETGRISEIRSSDVWYDERTDFSPKALGTPRVSHTNTGFELLQGNAQFEGKILGGCLESLYDIFDNSRYADSTELCQKYKLFPDLSDWEGKILLLETSEEKPEPEDFKKMLRTLKDTGIFEGISGLLVGKPMDETFYDDYKEALLDIIGSNIPIVYNLNVGHATPRAIIPFGVHAHVDAKEQVIRFDYNKK